Proteins encoded in a region of the Candidatus Neomarinimicrobiota bacterium genome:
- a CDS encoding radical SAM protein: METSFYHKVVNKGKEKKIIETLYKKLEKCDICPHNCGVNRIKGEKGICNSGLKIKISSYFPHHGEEPPISGIYGSGTIFFSSCNLKCIFCQNYELSAYETGSECSTEELSEIMNYLQKLKCHNVNLVTPTHFLPQIIEAISIARHKGLTIPIVYNTSGYEKKETLEIIDGFIDIYMPDFKFFTDKVAQKYTNAHDYAKHAKVAILEMYRQVGPLISDSMGIAQRGLLIRHLIMPGHTDESLKIIEFLAKNLPQKTYLNLMSQYRPEYLANKYPEISRPITDWEYNRVIQYAKKLGFFVND; this comes from the coding sequence ATGGAAACATCTTTTTATCATAAAGTGGTAAACAAAGGAAAAGAGAAAAAAATTATAGAAACCCTCTATAAAAAGCTGGAAAAATGCGATATCTGTCCACACAATTGTGGCGTGAATAGAATAAAAGGCGAAAAGGGTATATGCAACAGTGGACTGAAAATCAAGATTTCAAGTTATTTTCCTCATCATGGGGAGGAACCACCCATATCAGGTATCTACGGATCAGGAACTATATTTTTCTCTTCATGCAATTTGAAATGCATCTTTTGTCAGAATTACGAACTAAGCGCTTATGAAACTGGCTCAGAATGTTCTACTGAGGAGCTTTCAGAAATAATGAACTACCTTCAAAAATTAAAATGCCACAATGTAAATCTTGTGACACCAACTCATTTTCTTCCACAGATAATAGAAGCAATATCAATTGCACGTCACAAGGGACTGACTATCCCTATAGTTTATAACACCAGCGGTTACGAGAAAAAAGAAACTCTAGAAATAATAGATGGATTTATAGATATTTATATGCCTGACTTCAAATTCTTTACAGATAAAGTAGCACAAAAATACACAAATGCACATGACTATGCAAAGCACGCAAAGGTTGCAATTTTGGAAATGTACAGGCAAGTAGGACCTCTTATTTCTGATAGTATGGGTATTGCTCAAAGAGGATTATTAATCAGACATCTTATAATGCCTGGACATACAGACGAGTCATTAAAAATAATAGAATTTTTGGCAAAAAATTTACCTCAAAAGACCTACTTAAATTTAATGAGTCAATATAGACCTGAATACCTTGCTAATAAATATCCTGAAATAAGTAGACCTATAACAGATTGGGAATACAATAGAGTAATCCAGTATGCAAAAAAACTTGGATTTTTTGTCAATGATTAA
- a CDS encoding arsenate reductase ArsC, which translates to MGKLKVLFICTGNSVRSQMAEALIKKMAGDKFEAYSAGISPAYVHPFTIQVMKEIGISMDGHRSKHISEVENIEFDYVINLCEVAAMSCSNLKGKVNTLSWFIEDPIRILGDDERKLNAFRITRDILKNKISKFIKETTHNL; encoded by the coding sequence ATGGGAAAATTGAAGGTCCTTTTTATATGCACAGGTAACTCTGTAAGAAGTCAGATGGCAGAAGCACTAATAAAAAAAATGGCTGGTGACAAATTCGAGGCTTATAGTGCAGGTATAAGCCCGGCTTATGTTCACCCATTTACAATACAGGTTATGAAAGAAATTGGTATCAGTATGGATGGTCATAGATCAAAACATATAAGTGAAGTGGAAAATATAGAATTTGATTATGTAATTAACCTTTGTGAGGTTGCTGCTATGAGTTGTTCTAACCTAAAAGGAAAAGTAAATACTTTAAGCTGGTTCATTGAAGATCCAATAAGAATTCTGGGAGACGATGAAAGAAAATTAAACGCTTTTAGAATTACAAGAGATATTCTTAAAAATAAAATCTCGAAATTTATAAAGGAAACTACACATAATTTGTAA
- the queG gene encoding tRNA epoxyqueuosine(34) reductase QueG, with the protein MLDFKDLDLLSKKYNFYKVGVSRPFLNSFFKEKFVEAINSGLYDGLKWLLNRKDIRLNPAKYFPWVKSILVFVDNYFYPFVGVTPTISKYALGLDYHNIIRVGIQSVMEDLKKKYNELIYKVYVDHGPFLEKVYAVQAGIGSYGKNSVVYFNNIGSYCFIGIALINMEVVGFPNRENRTDICGDCDICIKSCPAGAIIKPYVVDPSKCISYLTIEKKGAFSIEEKSNIKKSGYFYGCDICQDVCPLNKQFARDTVKAEYFKNKYLFEGGVDKLFSLDSAEFMKIFNSTAIERIGFDRFKRNLEIFR; encoded by the coding sequence GTGTTAGATTTTAAAGACCTGGATTTGTTATCAAAGAAATATAATTTTTATAAAGTAGGCGTATCTCGACCTTTTTTAAATTCATTTTTTAAGGAAAAATTTGTTGAAGCTATTAATAGTGGTTTATATGACGGATTGAAATGGTTATTAAATAGAAAAGATATAAGATTGAATCCAGCTAAATATTTCCCATGGGTTAAGTCGATTCTGGTATTTGTTGATAATTATTTCTACCCATTTGTTGGAGTCACTCCAACAATATCAAAATATGCTTTAGGTCTTGATTATCATAATATAATTAGGGTAGGGATACAATCAGTAATGGAAGATCTAAAGAAAAAGTATAATGAGCTTATCTATAAAGTTTATGTGGATCATGGTCCCTTTTTGGAGAAGGTATATGCGGTACAGGCGGGTATTGGTTCATATGGAAAAAATTCTGTTGTGTATTTTAATAACATAGGGTCGTATTGTTTTATTGGTATTGCGTTAATTAATATGGAAGTAGTAGGTTTTCCAAATAGGGAGAATAGGACAGATATATGTGGTGATTGCGACATTTGCATAAAGTCGTGCCCAGCAGGAGCTATTATTAAACCATATGTTGTAGATCCCTCGAAGTGTATTTCATATTTAACAATTGAAAAGAAGGGGGCATTTTCTATTGAAGAAAAGAGTAATATAAAAAAGAGTGGCTATTTTTATGGTTGTGATATATGTCAGGATGTATGTCCTTTGAACAAGCAATTTGCGCGTGATACAGTAAAAGCAGAGTATTTCAAAAATAAGTACCTATTTGAAGGTGGCGTAGATAAATTGTTCTCTTTGGATTCTGCGGAATTTATGAAAATTTTCAACTCCACCGCTATAGAACGAATAGGTTTTGATAGATTTAAAAGAAACCTTGAAATCTTTAGATAG
- a CDS encoding PadR family transcriptional regulator, which yields MTYIEIIILGIIKKEPTHAYDIEKKIDKLRLRERFQIGFSTIYNLLGKLERKKIIESKIVPQEKLPAKKIYHISENGDRILKDEIKKLLSQPKMDFAGVELGLIFSYVLDKREVKEALNIYIGELNRLIQDSFRMLTELESSNKIERILLNRRLAFWQTERKWVREVLTLL from the coding sequence ATGACATATATAGAGATTATTATCTTGGGGATTATTAAAAAAGAACCAACTCATGCATACGACATAGAGAAAAAGATCGACAAGTTGAGATTGAGAGAAAGATTCCAGATTGGTTTTTCTACAATTTACAATCTCCTTGGAAAGCTTGAAAGAAAGAAAATAATAGAGAGTAAAATTGTACCACAAGAAAAATTGCCTGCAAAAAAAATTTATCATATTTCAGAAAATGGTGATAGAATATTAAAAGATGAGATTAAGAAGCTCCTATCTCAACCGAAGATGGATTTTGCAGGTGTGGAGCTCGGCTTGATATTTTCATATGTTCTTGATAAAAGAGAGGTTAAGGAGGCTTTAAATATTTACATTGGCGAATTGAATAGGTTGATTCAGGATTCCTTCAGAATGCTAACTGAATTGGAATCTTCAAATAAGATAGAAAGGATACTTCTTAATAGAAGATTGGCTTTCTGGCAGACAGAGAGAAAATGGGTTCGAGAAGTATTAACTTTGTTATAG
- a CDS encoding nucleoside kinase yields the protein MENIIIYVNGIKISTNKNKTIYDIVKESSILPDNVLFIIKNGEYCSYNEYPENGDVIQTVEEYNSTAKRIYENTCATLLYHVASKILPDKKLVIAHSMSNGLYCKINSETTNIEKYIEALYRELTETIAKNIKINPIKVSKRDALKYFTKIGRKDTAELLKYYPENEIKLYEIESVLYWAPTPLLSSTSCIRKVDLKSYKRGFIIRYPIEGDINIIPEFTPQEKLFEIFNEHEQWGEILNLSDVSHINRAIKNGTIDEIIKISEALHERKIVFIAEEINRINEEKRVAFISGPSSSGKTTFMKRLYIQLRVLGHNIITISLDNYYKDRKQLIKEQGKNLNFEIPEALDLDLLKKHIKALITGEKVKLPKFNFKLGIKEYTNEVKASNNCVILIEGIHGLNPKITSVVNNKNVYKIYISALTHLNFDNANRIPTHELRLIRRIVRDSKFRNHDAEETIHTWAKVIEGEKNFIFPFQEEADVMFNSSLVYELAALKRYAVNYLKKIPKTSSVYPEARRLMDILKCFLTINEKPVPSNSILREFIGGSSFKY from the coding sequence GTGGAAAATATAATTATATATGTAAACGGAATAAAAATCAGTACAAACAAAAATAAGACAATCTATGATATAGTAAAAGAATCCAGCATATTGCCCGATAACGTACTTTTTATAATAAAAAATGGAGAATATTGTTCATATAACGAATATCCAGAAAATGGAGACGTGATACAAACTGTTGAAGAGTATAATTCGACTGCAAAGAGAATTTATGAAAATACCTGCGCAACCTTATTATATCATGTAGCATCCAAAATTCTTCCGGATAAAAAACTGGTCATCGCTCACAGTATGTCAAATGGTCTATACTGTAAGATCAACTCGGAGACAACCAATATCGAAAAATATATTGAAGCATTGTACAGAGAATTAACCGAGACCATTGCTAAGAACATAAAAATAAACCCCATAAAGGTTTCAAAGAGGGACGCATTAAAATACTTCACAAAAATAGGCAGAAAAGACACCGCAGAATTATTAAAATATTACCCGGAAAATGAAATAAAATTATATGAAATTGAGTCCGTTTTGTACTGGGCTCCTACTCCACTACTATCGTCCACTTCATGTATTAGGAAAGTTGATTTAAAATCATACAAAAGAGGTTTTATAATACGGTATCCAATAGAGGGAGATATAAACATTATCCCTGAATTTACGCCACAGGAAAAACTTTTCGAAATTTTCAACGAACACGAACAATGGGGAGAAATATTAAACTTATCCGATGTTAGCCATATAAATAGGGCAATAAAAAATGGTACTATTGATGAGATAATTAAAATTTCTGAAGCTCTCCATGAAAGAAAAATTGTATTCATAGCAGAAGAGATAAATAGGATAAATGAAGAGAAAAGGGTTGCTTTTATATCAGGCCCATCATCATCGGGTAAAACCACATTTATGAAGAGACTTTATATACAACTACGGGTCTTAGGACACAATATAATAACTATATCTCTTGATAACTATTACAAAGATAGAAAACAACTTATAAAAGAACAGGGAAAAAACCTAAACTTTGAAATCCCTGAAGCCCTCGATCTTGATCTACTTAAAAAACACATCAAAGCTCTGATAACAGGTGAAAAGGTAAAATTACCAAAATTCAATTTTAAGCTTGGAATTAAAGAGTATACCAATGAGGTGAAAGCCTCAAACAATTGTGTAATTCTCATTGAGGGGATACACGGGTTAAATCCAAAAATCACATCGGTAGTGAATAATAAAAACGTATATAAGATTTATATAAGCGCTTTAACACATCTAAATTTTGACAATGCCAACCGAATACCAACCCATGAACTACGTTTAATAAGAAGGATTGTAAGAGACTCAAAATTTAGAAATCATGATGCAGAGGAGACTATACATACCTGGGCAAAGGTAATTGAGGGCGAAAAAAACTTTATCTTCCCTTTTCAGGAAGAAGCTGATGTAATGTTTAACTCATCGCTGGTTTATGAACTGGCTGCTTTAAAGAGATATGCCGTGAATTATTTAAAAAAAATTCCTAAAACAAGCAGTGTCTACCCTGAGGCGAGGAGATTAATGGATATATTAAAATGCTTTCTTACAATAAACGAAAAGCCAGTTCCATCAAACTCAATCTTAAGGGAGTTCATTGGCGGAAGTTCTTTTAAATACTAA